The following coding sequences are from one Arthrobacter crystallopoietes window:
- a CDS encoding serine/threonine-protein kinase, with translation MDLFLGGRYRTGDLIGTGGAASVYRATDESLGREVAVKMFAPTTPDDDEYRRQHTETLLLATLSHPVLVTLFDAGLYQSDDGATTSYLVMELIDGRDLRKTLAAVGRLDPTTTANIGADLADALNYIHENGVVHRDVKPANILIADTGSQDTRLHPKLSDFGIARVVDASVSTVHGATIGTANYLSPEQALSHPVTPASDIYSLGLVLLECLTGEKAFPGPIVEAAVARLLRDPEIPEDLGAAWGQLLRDMTARNPQDRPTAHDVALTLRSWTETSLPSHLAPELAPSPTAQSGVDTGNVTTGNVIIPAPPNRAPSVG, from the coding sequence GTGGACTTATTCCTCGGGGGACGCTACAGGACCGGTGACCTTATCGGTACCGGTGGTGCGGCCTCGGTATACCGCGCGACGGATGAATCACTTGGACGTGAAGTTGCCGTCAAAATGTTCGCCCCCACCACCCCGGACGACGACGAATACCGGCGCCAGCACACTGAGACGCTGCTGCTGGCCACGCTGAGCCATCCTGTGCTCGTCACGCTTTTCGACGCCGGCCTCTACCAGTCGGACGACGGAGCCACCACAAGCTATCTGGTGATGGAGCTGATCGACGGTCGGGATCTGCGCAAGACGCTGGCAGCAGTCGGACGGCTGGATCCAACGACGACGGCGAACATTGGTGCTGATCTGGCGGATGCGTTGAACTACATCCACGAGAACGGCGTAGTCCACCGGGACGTCAAGCCGGCGAACATCCTGATCGCCGATACCGGCAGCCAGGATACGCGCCTGCATCCAAAACTCTCCGACTTCGGCATCGCACGCGTAGTTGACGCTTCCGTCTCCACGGTTCACGGCGCCACGATCGGAACCGCAAATTACCTGAGCCCGGAACAGGCACTGAGCCATCCGGTGACGCCCGCTTCCGACATCTACTCGCTCGGCCTGGTCTTGCTCGAATGCCTCACCGGCGAGAAAGCCTTTCCCGGGCCGATCGTCGAAGCCGCGGTCGCCCGATTGCTGCGCGATCCCGAAATCCCTGAGGATCTCGGAGCGGCCTGGGGCCAACTGCTGCGTGACATGACTGCCAGGAATCCGCAGGACCGCCCCACCGCGCACGATGTCGCCTTGACCTTGCGGTCCTGGACGGAAACGTCGCTGCCGTCCCACCTTGCTCCTGAGCTAGCCCCGTCACCGACCGCCCAGAGCGGCGTCGACACGGGCAATGTCACCACGGGCAACGTCATCATTCCGGCTCCGCCGAACCGGGCTCCCAGCGTCGGTTAG
- a CDS encoding GmrSD restriction endonuclease domain-containing protein: protein MLATAISLALCASGAAGFTEGLPVAPTALQVSDAPSDGYPPRGITTGRALLNTLVKRAPEGPEFREAAFDYPVVGPHGCTTEEHVLIASASDPTMSSPCTVVKAQWPAVWDMHVFEDPAEVDVAHLVPLEEAWHSGAWAWTPEQRRDFANDLTNSLTLTILSTGSNEERGSSDPTHWWPPYFGVHCKYAQEWVRIKARWNLSVDPAEYDALMIQLDEAETNMCRNIPIGVPPLGLDPGVGPAAIVGAVVAGPPGVPFKGMTVQAYDADQSLVRETPILLEGDFELTGLPPGDYTVKFLGGTTGAADQWYSAAGPGGPATVIPLSAGRVASGIKAGMTAVVTP from the coding sequence ATGTTGGCTACTGCCATTTCCCTTGCGCTCTGTGCCAGCGGGGCGGCCGGCTTCACAGAAGGGCTCCCGGTAGCCCCGACGGCACTCCAGGTCAGCGACGCCCCGTCGGACGGCTACCCTCCCCGCGGGATTACTACGGGACGTGCCCTGCTCAACACCTTGGTCAAACGGGCACCTGAAGGTCCGGAATTCCGGGAAGCCGCCTTCGACTACCCGGTAGTCGGACCGCACGGCTGTACTACTGAGGAACACGTCCTGATTGCCAGCGCCAGTGACCCAACGATGTCCTCCCCCTGCACTGTAGTTAAGGCGCAATGGCCCGCTGTCTGGGACATGCATGTCTTCGAAGATCCGGCTGAGGTGGATGTAGCGCACCTTGTTCCGCTGGAAGAGGCCTGGCACTCCGGCGCCTGGGCTTGGACGCCTGAGCAGCGCCGCGACTTCGCCAACGATCTGACCAACAGCCTGACCCTGACCATCCTGTCAACCGGCAGCAACGAGGAGCGTGGTTCCTCCGATCCTACGCACTGGTGGCCGCCCTACTTCGGCGTGCACTGCAAATACGCCCAGGAGTGGGTGAGGATCAAGGCACGCTGGAACCTGAGTGTTGATCCTGCTGAATACGACGCGCTCATGATCCAGCTGGACGAGGCGGAGACCAACATGTGCCGGAACATCCCGATCGGTGTCCCTCCGCTCGGCCTGGACCCGGGTGTCGGACCGGCCGCGATCGTTGGGGCCGTAGTCGCAGGGCCGCCGGGCGTCCCCTTCAAGGGAATGACTGTGCAGGCGTACGACGCGGACCAGTCGCTGGTGCGGGAAACGCCGATTCTACTGGAAGGCGACTTTGAGCTGACGGGCCTGCCGCCCGGCGACTACACGGTCAAGTTCCTCGGCGGCACCACGGGCGCGGCGGACCAGTGGTACAGCGCGGCGGGTCCGGGTGGACCGGCTACGGTCATACCGCTGTCGGCCGGCCGTGTTGCCAGCGGAATCAAGGCGGGGATGACCGCCGTCGTAACTCCCTAG
- a CDS encoding fumarylacetoacetate hydrolase family protein, protein MQPVDSATLKSTGKVLAVHLSYSSRAAQRGRVPANPSYFMKASSSLSLSGGTVERPAGTELLAFEGEVALVIGKPARRVSVEDAWSYVGAVTASNDLGVYDIKYADKGSNIRSKSGDGFTPVGPALIPADKVDPAALRVRTWVNGELVQDDTTEALIFPFAQIVADLSQLMTLEPGDMILTGTPAGSSVIVPGDVVEVEVDSPSTSLSSGRLVTTVTQGEVPFAEFGNTPKVTDKDREDAFGSAEAAGLAAKKPVLTEDLKAKLASVATATISAALRKRGLNNVSIDGLQPTKTDRKVIGTARTLRYVPNREDLFKSHGGGFNAQKRIIDDLNEGDVLVMEARGEKGAGTLGDILALRAHKRGAAGVITDGGVRDLTAVAGLDIPAFYASAHPAVLGRKHVPWDTDITVACGGTTVQPGDIIVADADGILVLPPSLAEEVADEAVEQERRDAFVFQMVQEGHKVDGLFPMNEDWVAKYHEWVAAGGGQ, encoded by the coding sequence CTGCAGCCCGTCGATTCTGCCACGCTGAAAAGCACCGGCAAGGTGCTCGCAGTGCACCTCTCTTACTCTTCCCGGGCAGCCCAGCGCGGACGCGTTCCGGCCAACCCGTCCTACTTCATGAAGGCTTCGTCCTCGTTGAGCCTCAGCGGCGGCACGGTGGAACGCCCTGCTGGCACCGAGCTGCTCGCGTTCGAAGGCGAAGTGGCGCTGGTCATCGGCAAGCCCGCCCGCCGCGTCAGCGTCGAGGATGCCTGGAGCTACGTCGGCGCCGTTACCGCCAGCAACGACCTCGGTGTCTACGACATCAAGTATGCGGACAAGGGCTCCAATATCCGGTCCAAGTCCGGCGATGGCTTCACCCCGGTGGGCCCGGCCCTCATTCCGGCCGACAAGGTAGATCCGGCGGCGCTGCGCGTCCGCACCTGGGTTAACGGCGAACTGGTCCAGGATGACACCACCGAAGCACTGATCTTCCCGTTTGCCCAGATCGTGGCCGACCTGTCCCAGCTGATGACGCTGGAACCGGGCGACATGATTCTCACCGGCACCCCGGCCGGTTCCTCGGTCATCGTCCCGGGCGACGTCGTCGAGGTTGAGGTCGATTCACCCTCCACATCGCTGAGCAGCGGCCGTCTCGTAACCACCGTTACCCAGGGCGAGGTACCGTTCGCGGAATTCGGCAACACCCCCAAGGTCACCGACAAGGACCGCGAGGATGCCTTCGGTTCGGCCGAAGCCGCCGGACTGGCAGCCAAGAAGCCGGTTTTGACCGAGGATCTGAAGGCCAAACTGGCGTCCGTCGCCACCGCCACCATCTCCGCCGCGCTGCGCAAGCGCGGGCTGAACAATGTCAGCATCGATGGTCTGCAGCCGACCAAAACGGACCGCAAGGTCATCGGTACTGCCCGCACGCTGCGGTACGTGCCCAACCGCGAGGATCTGTTCAAGAGCCACGGCGGCGGTTTCAACGCCCAGAAGCGCATTATCGATGATCTGAACGAGGGCGATGTCCTGGTTATGGAGGCCCGCGGTGAAAAGGGCGCCGGCACGCTCGGCGACATCCTGGCCCTGCGCGCCCACAAGCGCGGCGCCGCCGGTGTGATTACCGACGGCGGAGTACGCGACCTCACCGCCGTCGCCGGCCTGGACATCCCGGCCTTCTACGCCTCGGCGCACCCGGCCGTGCTCGGACGCAAGCACGTTCCGTGGGACACGGACATTACCGTGGCCTGCGGCGGAACCACCGTGCAGCCGGGCGACATCATCGTGGCTGACGCCGACGGCATCCTGGTCCTGCCGCCGTCGCTTGCCGAGGAAGTCGCCGACGAGGCCGTCGAGCAGGAGCGCCGTGATGCCTTTGTCTTCCAGATGGTTCAGGAGGGTCACAAGGTTGATGGACTGTTCCCGATGAATGAGGACTGGGTGGCCAAGTACCACGAATGGGTCGCCGCCGGCGGCGGGCAGTAA
- a CDS encoding GntR family transcriptional regulator, producing MSTTAIPARTDTRSKSEQAYEVLKDRITGGALVAGYRLVLSSIAEELGFSVVPVREAIRRLEAEGLVKFERNVGATVAGVDATLYLHTMQTLSVIEGAATALAAPLITAADIDNARRLNAELRRCLEDFEPQRFTRINNELHAILYGHCPNPHILDLVHRGWNRLNAMRASSFDLVPGRARKSVEEHDQLIALIESRADVHEIEMAARAHRTGTLNAYMAQHNQPASAI from the coding sequence ATGTCCACCACCGCCATCCCCGCGCGCACCGACACCCGATCGAAGTCGGAACAGGCCTATGAGGTGCTCAAAGACCGGATCACCGGCGGCGCCCTCGTGGCCGGCTACCGCCTGGTGCTGAGCAGCATCGCCGAAGAACTCGGCTTCAGCGTGGTGCCGGTGCGCGAGGCCATCCGCCGGCTGGAGGCCGAGGGACTGGTCAAGTTCGAACGCAATGTCGGGGCCACGGTCGCCGGCGTCGATGCCACGCTCTACCTGCACACCATGCAGACCCTGAGCGTCATCGAAGGAGCCGCGACCGCCCTGGCAGCACCGCTGATCACTGCGGCGGACATCGACAACGCCCGCCGGCTCAATGCCGAACTGCGCCGGTGCCTGGAAGATTTTGAACCGCAACGCTTCACGCGGATCAACAACGAACTCCATGCCATCCTCTACGGCCATTGCCCCAACCCGCACATCCTGGACCTGGTCCACCGCGGCTGGAACCGGCTGAACGCCATGCGTGCCTCCAGCTTCGATCTGGTACCGGGACGGGCACGCAAGTCAGTTGAAGAACACGACCAGCTCATCGCCCTGATCGAATCCCGGGCCGACGTCCACGAGATCGAGATGGCCGCCCGGGCACACCGGACGGGCACGCTGAACGCCTACATGGCTCAGCACAACCAGCCAGCGTCAGCCATCTAG